From the genome of Argentina anserina chromosome 4, drPotAnse1.1, whole genome shotgun sequence, one region includes:
- the LOC126790272 gene encoding uncharacterized protein LOC126790272, translated as MFLLQRRWAPALSAAPFHLRRYIQSAAAALLDDSDSDSSFPRPDPKYDETILAVPRLTSGKSIAAKERKAGRVPSIIFEQEDGQHGGNKRLISVRTNQIRKLLNHLGRSFFLSRLFHLEVRSDFDDADGDFVERVRVLPRLVQLHSSTDAPLNVTFIRAPSDALLKVEVPLVFIGEDVSPGLKKGAYLNTIKRKVKFLCPADVIPPYIEVDLSELDVGQKIVMGDLRVHPTLKLIQSKDEPICKIMGSRVSEQQKKTK; from the exons ATGTTCCTCCTCCAGCGGCGTTGGGCCCCCGCACTCTCCGCCGCCCCTTTCCATCTCCGCCGCTACATCCAATCCGCCGCAGCCGCCCTCCTCGACGACTCGGACTCGGACTCCTCCTTcccccgacccgacccgaagTACGACGAGACCATCCTCGCCGTGCCGCGTCTAACCTCCGGCAAAAGCATCGCGGCGAAAGAGCGGAAGGCCGGGCGCGTCCCGAGCATCATATTCGAGCAAGAGGACGGCCAGCACGGCGGCAACAAGCGCCTCATCTCCGTCCGCACCAACCAGATCCGCAAGCTCCTCAATCACCTCGGCCGCTCCTTCTTCCTCTCCCGCCTCTTCCACCTCGAGGTCCGCTCCGACTTCGATGATGCCGACGGTGACTTCGTCGAGAGAGTCCGTGTCTTGCCGCGCTTG GTTCAACTGCACTCGAGCACCGATGCACCGCTTAATGTGACCTTCATTAGGGCCCCTTCAGATGCTTTGTTGAAAGTTGAAGTTCCTCTTGTGTTTATAGGGGAAGATGTCTCTCCTGGATTGAAGAAAG GTGCATATTTAAATACAATCAAGAGGAAAGTAAAGTTCCTTTGTCCAGCGGATGTAATTCCTCCGTATATTGAAGTGGATCTGAGTGAGTTGGATGTTGGCCAAAAGATAGTAATGGGCGACCTCAGGGTTCATCCGACTCTAAAGCTTATTCAGTCGAAAGATGAGCCCATTTGTAAGATCATGGGTTCAAGAGTTTCCgaacaacaaaagaaaactaaATAG